A genomic region of Colletes latitarsis isolate SP2378_abdomen chromosome 7, iyColLati1, whole genome shotgun sequence contains the following coding sequences:
- the LOC143343144 gene encoding apoptosis-inducing factor 3 isoform X2: protein MRLYTINRFTRLACNTISYVRLKIHKVGMSESKSEKKNHICSKPEKYDYIEDVVCKETDINENEMKLLPLGDAGTKILLIKQKGELHAIGTKCTHYGALLHTGALGDGRIRCPWHGACFNIRTGDIEDYPGLDSLPCYKVNVDDAGLVRVKANRKDLDLNRRVKKMHETDVNNKTTVVIVGGGPAAATCAESLRQEEFTGNIIMVCKENTVPYDRVKVSKVLDFDIDKAALRPQSFYDTHNIQMKLGVEATGLNVSKNVVLLSNNEELTYNYLFICTGSKPRLPDTPGINLSNIYVLRDYTDSRAVHSKLTPKTHIVILGLGFIGMEAAAYCVGKCASITIIGRGMVPLQSVLGTEIGNRVKQEFEEKGVKFIFEKNIMKFVAKEDDENIIGSVVLTDDTVLPADIVIIGIGSTFYTDWIKDSPIEMLQDGSVKVNKYLKTNVENVYAGGDIAYAPLFDSDNTSAAIGHYSLAHYHGKIAALNICAKSTELNTVPFFWTTLFGRSYRYAGHGKPDRMKIYGSLENFEFFALYIKDGKVIAMSSVGADPVVSDFANFLYEGKSLTEEMVDKNPFGWIQNKPKNLLERFQNVSTVNP, encoded by the exons ATGCGTTTGTACACTATAAATCGTTTTACACGTTTAGCGTGTAACACAATTTCTTATGTTCGTTTAAAGATACACAAAGTGGGGATGTCAGAATCAAAGTCTGAAAAGAAAAATCATATTTGCA GCAAGCCAGAAAAGTATGATTACATCGAAGACGTGGTGTGCAAAGAAACGGATATCAACGAAAATGAAATGAAACTTTTGCCACTTGGAGATGCTGGGACAAAAATTTTATTGATTAAACAAAAAGGAGAGTTGCATGCTATTGGTACAAAATGTACACATTATGGGGCATTACTCCATACAGGAGCATTGGGGGATGGAAGGATAAGATGTCCATGGCACGGTGCATGTTTTAACATTAGAACGGGAGATATAGAAGATTATCCAGGCTTAGACTCTTTACCGTGTTATAAA GTAAACGTGGACGATGCTGGACTTGTACGGGTGAAAGCAAATCGTAAAGATCTGGATTTGAATAGACGCGTAAAAAAAATGCACGAAACAGATGTCAATAACAAAACTACTGTTGTGATAGTCGGAGGTGGACCAGCTGCTGCAACTTGTGCAGAAAGTTTACGGCAAGAGGAGTTTACAGGAAACATTATTATGGTTTGTAAAGAAAATACAGTTCCATACGATAGGGTAAAAGTATCAAAGGTTTTGGACTTTGATATTGATAAAGCAGCCTTAAGACCACAATCATTTTATGATACTCACAATATTCAAATGAAACTTGGCGTGGAGGCTACAG GCCTGAATGTAAGCAAAAACGTTGTTCTGTTGAGTAATAATGAGGAATTAACTTACAATTATTTATTCATCTGTACTGGTAGCAAGCCTAGACTGCCAGATACACCTGGCATTAATCTATCTAATATTTATGTGTTAAGGGATTATACAGATTCTCGTGCTGTACATTCCAAATTGACACCTAAAACGCATATTGTAATACTTGGGCTAGGCTTTATCGGTATGGAAGCAGCTGCTTATTGCGTAGGTAAATGTGCATCCATTACCATTATAGGCAGAGGTATGGTACCTCTACAATCGGTTTTAGGCACAGAGATTGGTAATAGAGTTAAACAAGAATTTGAAGAGAAAG gtgttaaatttatatttgaaaaGAATATTATGAAATTTGTTGCGAAGGAAGACGACGAAAATATTATAGGTTCGGTTGTACTTACCGATGACACGGTACTTCCTGCCGATATAGTTATTATTGGAATTGGATCTACATTTTACACGGATTGGATAAAAGATTCGCCGATCGAAATGTTACAAGATGGTAGTGTAAAAGTGAATAAG TACTTGAAAACTAACGTAGAAAATGTATATGCCGGCGGTGATATAGCGTATGCACCGTTATTTGATTCTGATAATACTTCAGCAGCAATAGGTCATTATTCTTTGGCGCATTATCATGGAAAAATAGCAGCATTAAATATATGTGCAAAAAGTACAGAATTAAATACTGTTCCATTTTTCTGGACAACGTTATTTGGAAGAAGTTATCGATATGCGG GGCATGGAAAACCAGACAGGATGAAAATCTATGGGTCCTTGGAAAACTTTGAATTTTTTGCATTATACATTAAAGATGGTAAAGTTATTGCAATGAGTAGCGTAGGCGCAGATCCTGTTGTATCTGATTTTGCAAATTTTCTATACGAAGGAAAGTCGTTGACGGAAGAAATGGTCGATAAAAATCCATTTGGTTGGATACAGAATAAACCGAAAAACTTACTTGAACGATTTCAAAACGTATCTACCGTAAATCCATAA
- the LOC143343144 gene encoding apoptosis-inducing factor 3 isoform X5 has protein sequence MSESKSEKKNHICSKPEKYDYIEDVVCKETDINENEMKLLPLGDAGTKILLIKQKGELHAIGTKCTHYGALLHTGALGDGRIRCPWHGACFNIRTGDIEDYPGLDSLPCYKVNVDDAGLVRVKANRKDLDLNRRVKKMHETDVNNKTTVVIVGGGPAAATCAESLRQEEFTGNIIMVCKENTVPYDRVKVSKVLDFDIDKAALRPQSFYDTHNIQMKLGVEATGLNVSKNVVLLSNNEELTYNYLFICTGSKPRLPDTPGINLSNIYVLRDYTDSRAVHSKLTPKTHIVILGLGFIGMEAAAYCVGKCASITIIGRGMVPLQSVLGTEIGNRVKQEFEEKGVKFIFEKNIMKFVAKEDDENIIGSVVLTDDTVLPADIVIIGIGSTFYTDWIKDSPIEMLQDGSVKVNKYLKTNVENVYAGGDIAYAPLFDSDNTSAAIGHYSLAHYHGKIAALNICAKSTELNTVPFFWTTLFGRSYRYAGHGKPDRMKIYGSLENFEFFALYIKDGKVIAMSSVGADPVVSDFANFLYEGKSLTEEMVDKNPFGWIQNKPKNLLERFQNVSTVNP, from the exons ATGTCAGAATCAAAGTCTGAAAAGAAAAATCATATTTGCA GCAAGCCAGAAAAGTATGATTACATCGAAGACGTGGTGTGCAAAGAAACGGATATCAACGAAAATGAAATGAAACTTTTGCCACTTGGAGATGCTGGGACAAAAATTTTATTGATTAAACAAAAAGGAGAGTTGCATGCTATTGGTACAAAATGTACACATTATGGGGCATTACTCCATACAGGAGCATTGGGGGATGGAAGGATAAGATGTCCATGGCACGGTGCATGTTTTAACATTAGAACGGGAGATATAGAAGATTATCCAGGCTTAGACTCTTTACCGTGTTATAAA GTAAACGTGGACGATGCTGGACTTGTACGGGTGAAAGCAAATCGTAAAGATCTGGATTTGAATAGACGCGTAAAAAAAATGCACGAAACAGATGTCAATAACAAAACTACTGTTGTGATAGTCGGAGGTGGACCAGCTGCTGCAACTTGTGCAGAAAGTTTACGGCAAGAGGAGTTTACAGGAAACATTATTATGGTTTGTAAAGAAAATACAGTTCCATACGATAGGGTAAAAGTATCAAAGGTTTTGGACTTTGATATTGATAAAGCAGCCTTAAGACCACAATCATTTTATGATACTCACAATATTCAAATGAAACTTGGCGTGGAGGCTACAG GCCTGAATGTAAGCAAAAACGTTGTTCTGTTGAGTAATAATGAGGAATTAACTTACAATTATTTATTCATCTGTACTGGTAGCAAGCCTAGACTGCCAGATACACCTGGCATTAATCTATCTAATATTTATGTGTTAAGGGATTATACAGATTCTCGTGCTGTACATTCCAAATTGACACCTAAAACGCATATTGTAATACTTGGGCTAGGCTTTATCGGTATGGAAGCAGCTGCTTATTGCGTAGGTAAATGTGCATCCATTACCATTATAGGCAGAGGTATGGTACCTCTACAATCGGTTTTAGGCACAGAGATTGGTAATAGAGTTAAACAAGAATTTGAAGAGAAAG gtgttaaatttatatttgaaaaGAATATTATGAAATTTGTTGCGAAGGAAGACGACGAAAATATTATAGGTTCGGTTGTACTTACCGATGACACGGTACTTCCTGCCGATATAGTTATTATTGGAATTGGATCTACATTTTACACGGATTGGATAAAAGATTCGCCGATCGAAATGTTACAAGATGGTAGTGTAAAAGTGAATAAG TACTTGAAAACTAACGTAGAAAATGTATATGCCGGCGGTGATATAGCGTATGCACCGTTATTTGATTCTGATAATACTTCAGCAGCAATAGGTCATTATTCTTTGGCGCATTATCATGGAAAAATAGCAGCATTAAATATATGTGCAAAAAGTACAGAATTAAATACTGTTCCATTTTTCTGGACAACGTTATTTGGAAGAAGTTATCGATATGCGG GGCATGGAAAACCAGACAGGATGAAAATCTATGGGTCCTTGGAAAACTTTGAATTTTTTGCATTATACATTAAAGATGGTAAAGTTATTGCAATGAGTAGCGTAGGCGCAGATCCTGTTGTATCTGATTTTGCAAATTTTCTATACGAAGGAAAGTCGTTGACGGAAGAAATGGTCGATAAAAATCCATTTGGTTGGATACAGAATAAACCGAAAAACTTACTTGAACGATTTCAAAACGTATCTACCGTAAATCCATAA
- the LOC143343144 gene encoding apoptosis-inducing factor 3 isoform X3: MSESKSEKKNHICSECNKPKEDIRASRNSSKCCCSCKPEKYDYIEDVVCKETDINENEMKLLPLGDAGTKILLIKQKGELHAIGTKCTHYGALLHTGALGDGRIRCPWHGACFNIRTGDIEDYPGLDSLPCYKVNVDDAGLVRVKANRKDLDLNRRVKKMHETDVNNKTTVVIVGGGPAAATCAESLRQEEFTGNIIMVCKENTVPYDRVKVSKVLDFDIDKAALRPQSFYDTHNIQMKLGVEATGLNVSKNVVLLSNNEELTYNYLFICTGSKPRLPDTPGINLSNIYVLRDYTDSRAVHSKLTPKTHIVILGLGFIGMEAAAYCVGKCASITIIGRGMVPLQSVLGTEIGNRVKQEFEEKGVKFIFEKNIMKFVAKEDDENIIGSVVLTDDTVLPADIVIIGIGSTFYTDWIKDSPIEMLQDGSVKVNKYLKTNVENVYAGGDIAYAPLFDSDNTSAAIGHYSLAHYHGKIAALNICAKSTELNTVPFFWTTLFGRSYRYAGHGKPDRMKIYGSLENFEFFALYIKDGKVIAMSSVGADPVVSDFANFLYEGKSLTEEMVDKNPFGWIQNKPKNLLERFQNVSTVNP, from the exons ATGTCAGAATCAAAGTCTGAAAAGAAAAATCATATTTGCAGTGAGTGTAATAAACCGAAAGAAGATATTAGAGCGTCGCGTAATAGTTCGAAATGTTGCTGTAGTT GCAAGCCAGAAAAGTATGATTACATCGAAGACGTGGTGTGCAAAGAAACGGATATCAACGAAAATGAAATGAAACTTTTGCCACTTGGAGATGCTGGGACAAAAATTTTATTGATTAAACAAAAAGGAGAGTTGCATGCTATTGGTACAAAATGTACACATTATGGGGCATTACTCCATACAGGAGCATTGGGGGATGGAAGGATAAGATGTCCATGGCACGGTGCATGTTTTAACATTAGAACGGGAGATATAGAAGATTATCCAGGCTTAGACTCTTTACCGTGTTATAAA GTAAACGTGGACGATGCTGGACTTGTACGGGTGAAAGCAAATCGTAAAGATCTGGATTTGAATAGACGCGTAAAAAAAATGCACGAAACAGATGTCAATAACAAAACTACTGTTGTGATAGTCGGAGGTGGACCAGCTGCTGCAACTTGTGCAGAAAGTTTACGGCAAGAGGAGTTTACAGGAAACATTATTATGGTTTGTAAAGAAAATACAGTTCCATACGATAGGGTAAAAGTATCAAAGGTTTTGGACTTTGATATTGATAAAGCAGCCTTAAGACCACAATCATTTTATGATACTCACAATATTCAAATGAAACTTGGCGTGGAGGCTACAG GCCTGAATGTAAGCAAAAACGTTGTTCTGTTGAGTAATAATGAGGAATTAACTTACAATTATTTATTCATCTGTACTGGTAGCAAGCCTAGACTGCCAGATACACCTGGCATTAATCTATCTAATATTTATGTGTTAAGGGATTATACAGATTCTCGTGCTGTACATTCCAAATTGACACCTAAAACGCATATTGTAATACTTGGGCTAGGCTTTATCGGTATGGAAGCAGCTGCTTATTGCGTAGGTAAATGTGCATCCATTACCATTATAGGCAGAGGTATGGTACCTCTACAATCGGTTTTAGGCACAGAGATTGGTAATAGAGTTAAACAAGAATTTGAAGAGAAAG gtgttaaatttatatttgaaaaGAATATTATGAAATTTGTTGCGAAGGAAGACGACGAAAATATTATAGGTTCGGTTGTACTTACCGATGACACGGTACTTCCTGCCGATATAGTTATTATTGGAATTGGATCTACATTTTACACGGATTGGATAAAAGATTCGCCGATCGAAATGTTACAAGATGGTAGTGTAAAAGTGAATAAG TACTTGAAAACTAACGTAGAAAATGTATATGCCGGCGGTGATATAGCGTATGCACCGTTATTTGATTCTGATAATACTTCAGCAGCAATAGGTCATTATTCTTTGGCGCATTATCATGGAAAAATAGCAGCATTAAATATATGTGCAAAAAGTACAGAATTAAATACTGTTCCATTTTTCTGGACAACGTTATTTGGAAGAAGTTATCGATATGCGG GGCATGGAAAACCAGACAGGATGAAAATCTATGGGTCCTTGGAAAACTTTGAATTTTTTGCATTATACATTAAAGATGGTAAAGTTATTGCAATGAGTAGCGTAGGCGCAGATCCTGTTGTATCTGATTTTGCAAATTTTCTATACGAAGGAAAGTCGTTGACGGAAGAAATGGTCGATAAAAATCCATTTGGTTGGATACAGAATAAACCGAAAAACTTACTTGAACGATTTCAAAACGTATCTACCGTAAATCCATAA
- the LOC143343144 gene encoding apoptosis-inducing factor 3 isoform X7 has protein sequence MKLLPLGDAGTKILLIKQKGELHAIGTKCTHYGALLHTGALGDGRIRCPWHGACFNIRTGDIEDYPGLDSLPCYKVNVDDAGLVRVKANRKDLDLNRRVKKMHETDVNNKTTVVIVGGGPAAATCAESLRQEEFTGNIIMVCKENTVPYDRVKVSKVLDFDIDKAALRPQSFYDTHNIQMKLGVEATGLNVSKNVVLLSNNEELTYNYLFICTGSKPRLPDTPGINLSNIYVLRDYTDSRAVHSKLTPKTHIVILGLGFIGMEAAAYCVGKCASITIIGRGMVPLQSVLGTEIGNRVKQEFEEKGVKFIFEKNIMKFVAKEDDENIIGSVVLTDDTVLPADIVIIGIGSTFYTDWIKDSPIEMLQDGSVKVNKYLKTNVENVYAGGDIAYAPLFDSDNTSAAIGHYSLAHYHGKIAALNICAKSTELNTVPFFWTTLFGRSYRYAGHGKPDRMKIYGSLENFEFFALYIKDGKVIAMSSVGADPVVSDFANFLYEGKSLTEEMVDKNPFGWIQNKPKNLLERFQNVSTVNP, from the exons ATGAAACTTTTGCCACTTGGAGATGCTGGGACAAAAATTTTATTGATTAAACAAAAAGGAGAGTTGCATGCTATTGGTACAAAATGTACACATTATGGGGCATTACTCCATACAGGAGCATTGGGGGATGGAAGGATAAGATGTCCATGGCACGGTGCATGTTTTAACATTAGAACGGGAGATATAGAAGATTATCCAGGCTTAGACTCTTTACCGTGTTATAAA GTAAACGTGGACGATGCTGGACTTGTACGGGTGAAAGCAAATCGTAAAGATCTGGATTTGAATAGACGCGTAAAAAAAATGCACGAAACAGATGTCAATAACAAAACTACTGTTGTGATAGTCGGAGGTGGACCAGCTGCTGCAACTTGTGCAGAAAGTTTACGGCAAGAGGAGTTTACAGGAAACATTATTATGGTTTGTAAAGAAAATACAGTTCCATACGATAGGGTAAAAGTATCAAAGGTTTTGGACTTTGATATTGATAAAGCAGCCTTAAGACCACAATCATTTTATGATACTCACAATATTCAAATGAAACTTGGCGTGGAGGCTACAG GCCTGAATGTAAGCAAAAACGTTGTTCTGTTGAGTAATAATGAGGAATTAACTTACAATTATTTATTCATCTGTACTGGTAGCAAGCCTAGACTGCCAGATACACCTGGCATTAATCTATCTAATATTTATGTGTTAAGGGATTATACAGATTCTCGTGCTGTACATTCCAAATTGACACCTAAAACGCATATTGTAATACTTGGGCTAGGCTTTATCGGTATGGAAGCAGCTGCTTATTGCGTAGGTAAATGTGCATCCATTACCATTATAGGCAGAGGTATGGTACCTCTACAATCGGTTTTAGGCACAGAGATTGGTAATAGAGTTAAACAAGAATTTGAAGAGAAAG gtgttaaatttatatttgaaaaGAATATTATGAAATTTGTTGCGAAGGAAGACGACGAAAATATTATAGGTTCGGTTGTACTTACCGATGACACGGTACTTCCTGCCGATATAGTTATTATTGGAATTGGATCTACATTTTACACGGATTGGATAAAAGATTCGCCGATCGAAATGTTACAAGATGGTAGTGTAAAAGTGAATAAG TACTTGAAAACTAACGTAGAAAATGTATATGCCGGCGGTGATATAGCGTATGCACCGTTATTTGATTCTGATAATACTTCAGCAGCAATAGGTCATTATTCTTTGGCGCATTATCATGGAAAAATAGCAGCATTAAATATATGTGCAAAAAGTACAGAATTAAATACTGTTCCATTTTTCTGGACAACGTTATTTGGAAGAAGTTATCGATATGCGG GGCATGGAAAACCAGACAGGATGAAAATCTATGGGTCCTTGGAAAACTTTGAATTTTTTGCATTATACATTAAAGATGGTAAAGTTATTGCAATGAGTAGCGTAGGCGCAGATCCTGTTGTATCTGATTTTGCAAATTTTCTATACGAAGGAAAGTCGTTGACGGAAGAAATGGTCGATAAAAATCCATTTGGTTGGATACAGAATAAACCGAAAAACTTACTTGAACGATTTCAAAACGTATCTACCGTAAATCCATAA
- the LOC143343144 gene encoding apoptosis-inducing factor 3 isoform X1 — protein MRLYTINRFTRLACNTISYVRLKIHKVGMSESKSEKKNHICSECNKPKEDIRASRNSSKCCCSCKPEKYDYIEDVVCKETDINENEMKLLPLGDAGTKILLIKQKGELHAIGTKCTHYGALLHTGALGDGRIRCPWHGACFNIRTGDIEDYPGLDSLPCYKVNVDDAGLVRVKANRKDLDLNRRVKKMHETDVNNKTTVVIVGGGPAAATCAESLRQEEFTGNIIMVCKENTVPYDRVKVSKVLDFDIDKAALRPQSFYDTHNIQMKLGVEATGLNVSKNVVLLSNNEELTYNYLFICTGSKPRLPDTPGINLSNIYVLRDYTDSRAVHSKLTPKTHIVILGLGFIGMEAAAYCVGKCASITIIGRGMVPLQSVLGTEIGNRVKQEFEEKGVKFIFEKNIMKFVAKEDDENIIGSVVLTDDTVLPADIVIIGIGSTFYTDWIKDSPIEMLQDGSVKVNKYLKTNVENVYAGGDIAYAPLFDSDNTSAAIGHYSLAHYHGKIAALNICAKSTELNTVPFFWTTLFGRSYRYAGHGKPDRMKIYGSLENFEFFALYIKDGKVIAMSSVGADPVVSDFANFLYEGKSLTEEMVDKNPFGWIQNKPKNLLERFQNVSTVNP, from the exons ATGCGTTTGTACACTATAAATCGTTTTACACGTTTAGCGTGTAACACAATTTCTTATGTTCGTTTAAAGATACACAAAGTGGGGATGTCAGAATCAAAGTCTGAAAAGAAAAATCATATTTGCAGTGAGTGTAATAAACCGAAAGAAGATATTAGAGCGTCGCGTAATAGTTCGAAATGTTGCTGTAGTT GCAAGCCAGAAAAGTATGATTACATCGAAGACGTGGTGTGCAAAGAAACGGATATCAACGAAAATGAAATGAAACTTTTGCCACTTGGAGATGCTGGGACAAAAATTTTATTGATTAAACAAAAAGGAGAGTTGCATGCTATTGGTACAAAATGTACACATTATGGGGCATTACTCCATACAGGAGCATTGGGGGATGGAAGGATAAGATGTCCATGGCACGGTGCATGTTTTAACATTAGAACGGGAGATATAGAAGATTATCCAGGCTTAGACTCTTTACCGTGTTATAAA GTAAACGTGGACGATGCTGGACTTGTACGGGTGAAAGCAAATCGTAAAGATCTGGATTTGAATAGACGCGTAAAAAAAATGCACGAAACAGATGTCAATAACAAAACTACTGTTGTGATAGTCGGAGGTGGACCAGCTGCTGCAACTTGTGCAGAAAGTTTACGGCAAGAGGAGTTTACAGGAAACATTATTATGGTTTGTAAAGAAAATACAGTTCCATACGATAGGGTAAAAGTATCAAAGGTTTTGGACTTTGATATTGATAAAGCAGCCTTAAGACCACAATCATTTTATGATACTCACAATATTCAAATGAAACTTGGCGTGGAGGCTACAG GCCTGAATGTAAGCAAAAACGTTGTTCTGTTGAGTAATAATGAGGAATTAACTTACAATTATTTATTCATCTGTACTGGTAGCAAGCCTAGACTGCCAGATACACCTGGCATTAATCTATCTAATATTTATGTGTTAAGGGATTATACAGATTCTCGTGCTGTACATTCCAAATTGACACCTAAAACGCATATTGTAATACTTGGGCTAGGCTTTATCGGTATGGAAGCAGCTGCTTATTGCGTAGGTAAATGTGCATCCATTACCATTATAGGCAGAGGTATGGTACCTCTACAATCGGTTTTAGGCACAGAGATTGGTAATAGAGTTAAACAAGAATTTGAAGAGAAAG gtgttaaatttatatttgaaaaGAATATTATGAAATTTGTTGCGAAGGAAGACGACGAAAATATTATAGGTTCGGTTGTACTTACCGATGACACGGTACTTCCTGCCGATATAGTTATTATTGGAATTGGATCTACATTTTACACGGATTGGATAAAAGATTCGCCGATCGAAATGTTACAAGATGGTAGTGTAAAAGTGAATAAG TACTTGAAAACTAACGTAGAAAATGTATATGCCGGCGGTGATATAGCGTATGCACCGTTATTTGATTCTGATAATACTTCAGCAGCAATAGGTCATTATTCTTTGGCGCATTATCATGGAAAAATAGCAGCATTAAATATATGTGCAAAAAGTACAGAATTAAATACTGTTCCATTTTTCTGGACAACGTTATTTGGAAGAAGTTATCGATATGCGG GGCATGGAAAACCAGACAGGATGAAAATCTATGGGTCCTTGGAAAACTTTGAATTTTTTGCATTATACATTAAAGATGGTAAAGTTATTGCAATGAGTAGCGTAGGCGCAGATCCTGTTGTATCTGATTTTGCAAATTTTCTATACGAAGGAAAGTCGTTGACGGAAGAAATGGTCGATAAAAATCCATTTGGTTGGATACAGAATAAACCGAAAAACTTACTTGAACGATTTCAAAACGTATCTACCGTAAATCCATAA
- the LOC143343144 gene encoding apoptosis-inducing factor 3 isoform X6 yields the protein MTYINLGKPEKYDYIEDVVCKETDINENEMKLLPLGDAGTKILLIKQKGELHAIGTKCTHYGALLHTGALGDGRIRCPWHGACFNIRTGDIEDYPGLDSLPCYKVNVDDAGLVRVKANRKDLDLNRRVKKMHETDVNNKTTVVIVGGGPAAATCAESLRQEEFTGNIIMVCKENTVPYDRVKVSKVLDFDIDKAALRPQSFYDTHNIQMKLGVEATGLNVSKNVVLLSNNEELTYNYLFICTGSKPRLPDTPGINLSNIYVLRDYTDSRAVHSKLTPKTHIVILGLGFIGMEAAAYCVGKCASITIIGRGMVPLQSVLGTEIGNRVKQEFEEKGVKFIFEKNIMKFVAKEDDENIIGSVVLTDDTVLPADIVIIGIGSTFYTDWIKDSPIEMLQDGSVKVNKYLKTNVENVYAGGDIAYAPLFDSDNTSAAIGHYSLAHYHGKIAALNICAKSTELNTVPFFWTTLFGRSYRYAGHGKPDRMKIYGSLENFEFFALYIKDGKVIAMSSVGADPVVSDFANFLYEGKSLTEEMVDKNPFGWIQNKPKNLLERFQNVSTVNP from the exons ATGACTTACATTAATTTAGGCAAGCCAGAAAAGTATGATTACATCGAAGACGTGGTGTGCAAAGAAACGGATATCAACGAAAATGAAATGAAACTTTTGCCACTTGGAGATGCTGGGACAAAAATTTTATTGATTAAACAAAAAGGAGAGTTGCATGCTATTGGTACAAAATGTACACATTATGGGGCATTACTCCATACAGGAGCATTGGGGGATGGAAGGATAAGATGTCCATGGCACGGTGCATGTTTTAACATTAGAACGGGAGATATAGAAGATTATCCAGGCTTAGACTCTTTACCGTGTTATAAA GTAAACGTGGACGATGCTGGACTTGTACGGGTGAAAGCAAATCGTAAAGATCTGGATTTGAATAGACGCGTAAAAAAAATGCACGAAACAGATGTCAATAACAAAACTACTGTTGTGATAGTCGGAGGTGGACCAGCTGCTGCAACTTGTGCAGAAAGTTTACGGCAAGAGGAGTTTACAGGAAACATTATTATGGTTTGTAAAGAAAATACAGTTCCATACGATAGGGTAAAAGTATCAAAGGTTTTGGACTTTGATATTGATAAAGCAGCCTTAAGACCACAATCATTTTATGATACTCACAATATTCAAATGAAACTTGGCGTGGAGGCTACAG GCCTGAATGTAAGCAAAAACGTTGTTCTGTTGAGTAATAATGAGGAATTAACTTACAATTATTTATTCATCTGTACTGGTAGCAAGCCTAGACTGCCAGATACACCTGGCATTAATCTATCTAATATTTATGTGTTAAGGGATTATACAGATTCTCGTGCTGTACATTCCAAATTGACACCTAAAACGCATATTGTAATACTTGGGCTAGGCTTTATCGGTATGGAAGCAGCTGCTTATTGCGTAGGTAAATGTGCATCCATTACCATTATAGGCAGAGGTATGGTACCTCTACAATCGGTTTTAGGCACAGAGATTGGTAATAGAGTTAAACAAGAATTTGAAGAGAAAG gtgttaaatttatatttgaaaaGAATATTATGAAATTTGTTGCGAAGGAAGACGACGAAAATATTATAGGTTCGGTTGTACTTACCGATGACACGGTACTTCCTGCCGATATAGTTATTATTGGAATTGGATCTACATTTTACACGGATTGGATAAAAGATTCGCCGATCGAAATGTTACAAGATGGTAGTGTAAAAGTGAATAAG TACTTGAAAACTAACGTAGAAAATGTATATGCCGGCGGTGATATAGCGTATGCACCGTTATTTGATTCTGATAATACTTCAGCAGCAATAGGTCATTATTCTTTGGCGCATTATCATGGAAAAATAGCAGCATTAAATATATGTGCAAAAAGTACAGAATTAAATACTGTTCCATTTTTCTGGACAACGTTATTTGGAAGAAGTTATCGATATGCGG GGCATGGAAAACCAGACAGGATGAAAATCTATGGGTCCTTGGAAAACTTTGAATTTTTTGCATTATACATTAAAGATGGTAAAGTTATTGCAATGAGTAGCGTAGGCGCAGATCCTGTTGTATCTGATTTTGCAAATTTTCTATACGAAGGAAAGTCGTTGACGGAAGAAATGGTCGATAAAAATCCATTTGGTTGGATACAGAATAAACCGAAAAACTTACTTGAACGATTTCAAAACGTATCTACCGTAAATCCATAA